A stretch of the Uranotaenia lowii strain MFRU-FL chromosome 3, ASM2978415v1, whole genome shotgun sequence genome encodes the following:
- the LOC129754196 gene encoding dynein axonemal assembly factor 5: MSEELKTLVETFCANVQSTERMVRQRALKDFLDFTRGDKLSSMEAPEVFDGTYLHVLRCYADRFEMIRSLAISVVNEMLAKLPANDYYLGYIIPVITKRIGQREIIEDSEEVRLLLLEQLELIIEKYSDPDGSRGDPLLKSYDGLIDILIKTLKDPFPAAQKQSCEIVKQLASATPSMHYRAEALVSPTVTVLKHRHSANRIAAIEALGVVSLHIRSNSDSVLKIIVDISPLLMDSVPFVRRACGRVGCLMLMELRDRYSYFHRIMPLVLNCLTDDTAEVRDDILERWKKAGELYYVENEAELSKAKLADLVPPNYPGEYERPTLPCRAIVQRSLKIVELILHEMEEWKEDIRLHATKLLKLVVLHAEKSLSTLFMQINPVLAKTCMDSDKDISSEALKVAHLCGILLEYETWSKHALVEFRKFHSFGHLKCINAMYNSSGIEKLKHLKKITSFLTDSEVCHNLKEPYQLELLSFCERLIPDYHRVFHAKEIEGLANESDQLAVERMLYTVVLKVAAFSYEDALAVRDRALQVLALLDSRLDALHERHMASVIISLENLETINSDSSDSIRLLAGIVSVCGFRLPYHTVLKKSLEIALKHASPPGKIKLFSSISIALLQWKDTMQASDEKHSELVKNFIEETIAPYLVWAAGRSSESIRSMATACLCAMSQGVENSIFAPIVVGQLKTLGSLSEDNSIAARAYSLRTLLAIGPLPFDDLRPIAFAILARLDDPSSEVRELGATCLGRLQLQLPVGKGESTDEAARWEETLRQIVPIMFLHLENPELKIRKAVLESLGQLAVHHRPLIKGLANEVATGCPYKEDLDNLFIPAAEPEAVVVPAEPLIQA, from the exons atGAGTGAAGAATTGAAAACTTTGGTGGAAACATTTTGCGCCAACGTGCAAAGCACCGAACGAATGGTACGACAACGTGCTCTGAAAGATTTCCTGGACTTTACCCGTGGAGATAAACTGTCCTCAATGGAAGCACCGGAAGTGTTCGACGGAACTTACCTACATGTGCTGCGTTGCTATGCCGACCGGTTTGAGATGATACGTAGCTTGGCCATTTCCGTCGTTAACGAAATGTTGGCCAAACTTCCGGCCAATGATTACTACCTGGGCTATATCATTCCAGTTATAACTAAACGTATCGGCCAACGAGAGATAATAGAAGATAGTGAAGAAGTGCGGCTTCTGTTGCTGGAACAGCTGGAActaataatcgaaaaatactcGGACCCAGACGGAAGCAGAGGAGATCCATTGCTCAAGTCCTATGACGGTCTCATCGACATTCTCATCAAAACTCTGAAAGATCCTTTTCCAGCTGCTCAGAAACAAAGCTGCGAAATAGTCAAACAATTGGCCTCAGCTACCCCGAGTATGCATTACCGGGCCGAGGCCCTCGTAAGCCCTACGGTCACCGTTTTAAAGCATCGTCATTCTGCTAACCGAATCGCTGCCATTGAAGCGTTGGGAGTAGTTTCGCTGCACATTCGATCCAACTCCGATAGTGTTCTGAAAATCATTGTGGACATTTCCCCGCTGCTGATGGACAGTGTTCCATTTGTGAGACGGGCATGTGGCCGAGTCGGGTGCCTGATGCTGATGGAACTTCGGGATCGTTATTCGTACTTCCACCGAATTATGCCGTTGGTTTTGAATTG CCTCACCGATGACACGGCCGAAGTTCGTGACGACATTCTGGAACGGTGGAAAAAGGCTGGAGAACTCTACTATGTCGAAAATGAAGCAGAGCTCTCGAAAGCCAAACTGGCAGATTTGGTGCCCCCCAACTATCCCGGGGAATACGAACGTCCCACCTTACCTTGTAGGGCTATCGTTCAGCGAAGTTTGAAGATTGTTGAGCTAATCCTGCACGAAATGGAAGAATGGAAGGAAGACATACGGCTGCATGCCACAAAGCTGCTGAAGCTCGTCGTCCTTCATGCggaaaaaagtttatccacccTGTTCATGCAGATCAATCCGGTGCTTGCGAAAACTTGTATGGATTCTGACAAAGACATTTCATCGGAAGCTTTGAAAGTTGCTCATTTGTGTGGAATTTTGCTAGAGTATGAAACGTGGAGCAAGCATGCCCTGGTTGAATTCAGAAAATTTCACTCGTTCGGACATTTGAAATGTATCAACGCCATGTACAATTCATCTGGAATTGAGAAACTAAAGCACTTGAAGAAGATTACATCCTTTCTCACGGATAGTGAGGTTTGCCACAATTTGAAAGAACCCTACCAGCTTGAATTATTATCTTTCTGCGAGCGTCTCATCCCTGACTATCATCGCGTGTTCCATGCTAAAGAAATCGAGGGGCTCGCCAACGAATCGGACCAGTTGGCGGTGGAACGGATGCTTTACACCGTTGTCCTTAAGGTGGCTGCATTTAGTTATGAGGATGCTTTGGCCGTTCGTGACCGAGCCCTGCAGGTTCTAGCGCTGTTAGATTCCCGGCTGGATGCACTCCACGAACGCCATATGGCTTCGGTTATTATCTCTCTGGAGAATTTGGAAACTATAAATTCCGATTCATCCGATAGCATCCGGCTGCTGGCGGGTATCGTATCCGTGTGTGGTTTTCGCTTACCATATCAtacggtgctgaaaaaatcactGGAGATTGCACTGAAGCACGCCAGCCCACCGGGAAAAATCAAACTCTTCAGCTCGATTTCTATC GCTCTACTCCAGTGGAAGGATACCATGCAGGCTTCGGATGAGAAGCATTCAGAGCTtgtaaagaattttattgaag AGACTATCGCTCCTTATTTGGTTTGGGCAGCCGGTCGAAGTTCGGAATCCATTCGCTCGATGGCAACGGCTTGTTTGTGTGCAATGTCGCAAGGAGTAGAGAATAGCATT TTCGCTCCCATTGTGGTAGGACAATTGAAAACACTGGGCAGCCTGTCGGAAGATAACAGCATCGCGGCACGTGCCTACTCGTTAAGAACCCTGCTGGCGATTGGTCCCCTTCCATTCGATGATCTCCGACCGATTGCGTTCGCCATATTGGCCCGGCTAGATGACCCAAGCAGCGAGGTGCGGGAACTGGGAGCCACCTGTTTGGGCCGACTTCAGCTGCAATTGCCGGTCGGAAAGGGCGAGTCCACAGACGAGGCGGCCAGATGGGAGGAAACGCTCCGACAGATTGTGCCGATCATGTTTTTACATCTGGAAAATCCGGAGCTGAAAATACGGAAAGCCGTTCTAG
- the LOC129754197 gene encoding general transcription and DNA repair factor IIH helicase subunit XPD-like, whose product MRISVDGLLVYFPYEYIYPEQYAYMLELKRTFDAKGHCLLEMPSGTGKTTTLLSLIIAYIMEYPHMVRKLIYCSRTVPEIEKVIAELKHLMNYYEKQTGVMPNITGLVLSSRKNMCIHSEVSKERDGKIVDAKCYGMTASHVRDRAATDDSIGVCQYYEGFQAEGKESTLPPGVYSIDDLRDFGRERNWCPYFLSRFAINQAQVVVYSYYYLMDPKIAEVVSKELARESVVVCDEAHNIDNVCVDSMSVKINRRLIEKSTTGLHTLEKYVAEMKEDDRKRLNDEYVRLVQGLKDAQFSRETDMVLANPALPSDVLKEVVPGNIRNADHFLSFLKRFIEYIKSRLRVQHVVQESPAGFLKDIQQKVCIERKPLRFCADRLSSLLRTLEITDLTEFGSLTVITSFATLVSTYTKGFTIIIEPFDDKTPTVSNPILHLTCLDSSIAMKPIFTRFQSVVITSGTLSPMDMYPKILDFEPVVMSSFTMTLARPCLLPMIVSRGNDQVAISSKFESREDTAVTRNYGQLLVETAKTVPDGVVCFFTSYLYLESVVASWYDQGIIDTLLRYKLLFIETQDSAETSYALMNYVKACECGRGAVLLAVARGRVSEGVDFDHHLGRAVLMFGIPYVYTQSRILKARLDYLRDQFQIRENDFLTFDALRHAAQCVGRAIRGKTDYGIMIFADKRFSRQDKRGKLPKWIQEHLTDNYTNLSTEEAMQLAKRWLRQMAQPFTREDQLGVSLLTLEQLQTMEKEKLEKQAQGKN is encoded by the exons atgag AATAAGCGTTGACGGATTGCTGGTGTACTTCCCGTACGAGTACATCTACCCGGAACAGTACGCCTACATGTTGGAACTAAAAAGGACCTTCGATGCCAAGGGTCACTGCCTGCTGGAAATGCCTTCGGGTACGGGCAAAACCACAACCCTTCTGTCGTTGATTATAGCTTACATTATGGAATACCCACACATGGTACGGAAGCTAATCTACTGCTCTCGAACGGTACCGGAAATCGAGAAGGTCATAGCCGAACTGAAGCATCTGATGAACTACTACGAAAAGCAAACCGGAGTGATGCCCAACATAACCGGGTTGGTGCTGAGCTCTCGGAAAAACATGTGCATTCATTCGGAGGTTAGCAAGGAGCGTGATGGAAAAATTGTCGACGCTAAATGCTACGGCATGACAGCTAGCCATGTGAGGGACCGTGCCGCTACGGATGATTCGATTGGGGTCTGCCAATACTACGAGGGCTTCCAGGCCGAAGGCAAGGAAAGCACCCTGCCCCCGGGTGTATACTCGATCGATGATCTAAGAGATTTCGGGCGGGAAAGGAATTGGTGTCCGTACTTTTTGTCACGATTTGCG ATCAATCAAGCGCAAGTGGTCGTCTACAGTTACTATTATCTGATGGATCCCAAAATTGCGGAAGTCGTTTCTAAAGAGCTGGCTCGAGAATCGGTCGTCGTTTGCGATGAAGCACATAACATCGACAACGTTTGCGTGGATTCTATGAGCGTAAAAATTAATCGGAGGCTTATCGAAAAAAGTACCACTGGATTGCATACTCTTGAAAAATATGTAGCTGA GATGAAGGAGGACGATCGAAAAAGATTGAACGACGAATACGTTCGACTAGTCCAGGGTCTCAAAGATGCTCAGTTCTCCCGGGAAACTGATATGGTTTTGGCGAATCCGGCTCTTCCTTCAGATGTGCTTAAAGAAGTCGTACCCGGTAATATCCGGAATGCCGATCACTTCCTAAGCTTCCTCAAAAGATTCATCGAATACATTAAATCCCGGCTGCGAGTTCAGCATGTCGTACAGGAAAGCCCAGCTGGTTTCCTAAAAGACATTCAACAGAAAGTCTGCATCGAACGGAAGCCACTTAGATTTTGTGCCGATAGACTGTCGTCTCTTCTGCGCACGTTAGAAATCACAGATCTGACAGAATTTGGATCCCTAACAGTAATAACATCATTCGCAACCCTAGTTTCAACCTACACAAAGGGGTTCACAATCATCATCGAACCGTTTGACGATAAAACGCCAACCGTGTCCAATCCCATTCTGCACCTTACCTGTTTGGATTCATCCATAGCAATGAAGCCAATTTTTACCCGGTTCCAGAGTGTGGTCATCACTTCCGGTACCCTTTCCCCGATGGATATGTACCCGAAGATTCTGGACTTCGAACCGGTGGTGATGAGTTCCTTTACGATGACCCTGGCTCGACCGTGTCTGCTGCCGATG ATCGTCTCCCGCGGTAACGATCAGGTCGCCATTTCTTCCAAATTTGAATCCCGCGAAGACACAGCAGTAACCCGTAACTATGGCCAACTGCTTGTGGAAACCGCTAAAACCGTCCCAGATGGCGTGGTTTGTTTCTTCACCTCCTACCTGTACCTCGAATCGGTGGTAGCTTCCTGGTACGACCAGGGCATCATTGACACGCTGCTTCGGTACAAGCTACTGTTCATCGAAACCCAGGACAGCGCCGAAACCAGCTACGCCCTCATGAACTACGTCAAGGCGTGCGAATGTGGGCGGGGTGCCGTTTTGCTGGCCGTAGCTCGGGGTCGCGTTTCCGAGGGTGTAGATTTTGATCACCATCTGGGACGAGCAGTGCTGATGTTCGGAATTCCCTACGTTTACACCCAGTCCCGGATATTGAAGGCCCGGCTGGACTATCTGCGGGACCAATTCCAGATCAGGGAGAATGATTTCTTGACATTCGATGCTCTGAGACACGCGGCTCAGTGCGTTGGGCGAGCTATTCG aggtaAAACTGACTACGGTATTATGATCTTCGCGGATAAGCGATTTAGTAGACAGGATAAGCGGGGTAAGCTGCCGAAGTGGATCCAAGAGCATCTAACAGATAACTACACCAATCTGAGTACCGAGGAAGCGATGCAACTGGCAAAGCGTTGGCTTCGTCAAATGGCTCAACCATTTACCCGGGAAGATCAACTGGGAGTATCGCTGCTTACTCTCGAGCAACTGCAAACCATGGAAAAGGAAAAACTGGAGAAGCAAGCTCAAGGTAAAAATTAa
- the LOC129754198 gene encoding transmembrane protein 104 homolog, translated as MPNRNAQEEYPTWVGFVFIFNLIVGTGALTLPSAFSHAGWVLGSGLIVVLAFVSYMTVTFVIETMSCANAIQNWKRLQYLKRDRVVEQDEDSNVETMEGEPLLAQTSGSTEEPLTDGSIEQTPLNIMYCRNQYYSLSTKVELAEMANLFFGRVGRFLFYFCLAVYLYGDLSIYSAAVAKSLRDVICAHNHSASAMDSDDWSLRCWEESSLSRFDIYRICLVVFIGILGPFTFFNVQKTKYLQLITVLFRWLAFSVMISIAIHRLFSRSNSDDPPIVPKRVDINGIPYLIGTCIYSFMCHHSLPSLLTPISNKRRLKMLLSADYALICAFYLSLALTGIFAFAEIKDLYTLNFVPSSDQDSIFLKTIEYFLALFPVFTLSASFPIIAITLRSNLQTLFLDTTQIESYNFFLRKLFFPLLAIVPPICICFFTESVVSLVGFTGCYAGTGIQYLIPIGLVFAARRTCESMIGRGILNDFRSPFKGTIWLVLVLCWTIACLVLVTIDLIK; from the exons ATGCCTAATCGGAACGCCCAGGAAGAATATCCGACATGG GTtggatttgttttcattttcaacctGATCGTGGGAACCGGAGCGTTAACGCTTCCGTCCGCGTTCAGCCACGCGGGATGGGTCCTGGGATCGGGGCTGATCGTGGTGCTAGCCTTCGTGAGCTACATGACCGTGACGTTCGTGATCGAGACGATGTCCTGTGCTAATGCCATTCAGAACTGGAAACGGCTACAGTACCTTAAAAGAGATCGGGTGGTGGAGCAGGACGAGGACAGCAATGTTGAAACGATGGAGGGTGAACCGCTGTTGGCTCAGACAAGTGGGTCAACTGAGGAACCGCTCACCGATGGAAGTATCGAACAGACTCCGCTGAACATTATGTACTGCCGGAATCAGTACTACAGTCTGTCGACCAAGGTTGAACTGGCCGAGATGGCCAATCTGTTTTTTGGCCGCGTTGGGCGGTTTTTGTTCTACTTCTGTTTGGCCGTTTATTTGTACGGGGATTTGAGCATTTACTCGGCGGCTGTCGCTAAGAGCTTGAGGGATGTTATATG TGCCCACAATCATTCGGCAAGCGCCATGGACAGCGACGACTGGAGCTTGAGATGTTGGGAGGAAAGTTCTCTATCGCGATTCGACATCTATCGGATCTGCTTGGTGGTTTTTATCGGCATCCTTGGACCCTTCACATTTTTCAACGTACAGAAAACCAAATATTTACAGTTGATAACGGTACTCTTCCGCTGGTTGGCGTTCTCGGTCATGATCAGTATCGCCATCCACCGTCTTTTCTCGCGGAGCAACAGCGACGATCCTCCAATCGTACCAAAACGAGTTGACATCAACGGAATTCCATACCTGATAGGAACCTGCATTTATTCATTCATGTGCCATCATTCGCTTCCAAGTTTATTGACCCCTATCTCCAACAAGAGGCGTCTCAAAATGCTTCTATCAGCAGACTATGCCCTTATCTGTGCATTCTACTTGTCCCTCGCTCTAACAGGAATCTTTGCCTTCGCCGAAATCAAAGATCTCTACACTCTAAATTTCGTCCCCAGCTCAGATCAGGACAGCATCTTTCTCAAAACGATCGAATATTTCCTGGCACTTTTTCCCGTATTCACCCTGTCTGCGAGCTTCCCAATCATAGCCATTACGCTGCGAAGCAATTTGCAAACGCTCTTCCTGGACACAACCCAAATCGAATCGTACAACTTCTTCCTGCGGAAACTCTTCTTCCCACTGCTCGCTATTGTTCCACCGATCTGCATTTGTTTCTTCACCGAGAGTGTCGTTTCGCTGGTCGGATTCACCGGATGTTATGCCGGAACCGGTATCCAGTATCTGATTCCGATTGGACTGGTATTTGCCGCCCGGCGCACTTGCGAGAGCATGATCGGACGGGGAATTTTGAACGACTTCCGGAGCCCCTTCAAGGGAACCATTTGGCTGGTGCTGGTGCTTTGTTGGACAATAGCGTGCTTGGTGCTGGTTACGATCGATTTGATCAAGTGA